The region CATCACGGGCAGTTTTTGCATCATCGCCGGCATCTGCGCCTTACGTTGCTCGAAATCCGCCATGTTGTTTACACACACGTTGGCCGCCATAAGCTGAGAAACAAAAAGCATCCACATCAGGTCACTCCTTTTTGTTTATTTTAGAACAGTCCAATCACCATTCGCATCCTTTTTTAAAGTTAGGGTCGCGAACGGATACTTCATGGGCTCGCCTGGGATGCCTGTTTCCTTCGAAATCAGGCGATAAGCATCGGAGAAATTAAAGCGATTCACCACCGAGGGCGCCACAGTCGATGCGACTTTTAAAAGTTTTTTTCTGGCATCCGGTGGATACGAGGTGATGTAAACTGTCGTCACTCCCATGGTCTCGCCATTCATGCGGATGTCTTCCGCAGAAAACTCCGCAAACTTAGCCATGAAGCTGATATAGGCCGCTTTAAAGGATTCCGACTGAGTCAGATAGCCTTTTGCCTCTTCCTCGATCACAGCCGTGAACTGAGTCTTTGCGGATTCTTCGGCCGCCTTTTTAAGGGCTTTTTCGTTGGAGGTACAAGACACCATAAACGCGAGGCTCAGGGCCGTCAGAGTCTGAATGATTGTTTTCATAGCACCCAGTATGAATGGGCTGGCTTTAAAGACAACCACACGTGACTAATTGCGTTAATAACTTAGACGGACGGCAGTTTTGGGTGGACGAGGGGACCCCTTTATCCCTATATTGTGGGACTTTGGGAGATACTTGAAATGACTACTTTTGTTGGAATTATCCATATCATCGTTGCTCTTGTTTTGATCGTTCTTGTTTTGATCCAAGACTCAAAAAGTAACGGCGCTTTGGGCATGGGCGGTAGCTCAGGTTCAAACAGCTTGTTGGGTGCAACAGGCGCACAATCTTTGGCTGGTAAAATGACAGTTTGGGCTGCAGTTATCTTCGCGGTGACTTGCTTGGCTTTGTCAGTTTTCACTTCATCAGCAACTAAATCTGTAGTTGATACTATGCCTGCAGCGACAACAGCTCCTGTCGTTCCGACGGCTCCTGCAACTCCGTCATCAGAAGCTGGCAAACCTGAAGATCTTACGACTCCTGCAGCAACGACAACGGCGCCTGCAGCAGCTCCATCTGTAGCTCCAACAGCTCCAGCAAAATAAGTTTCTTAAGTATAAGTTCTTCGCTATAGTTTTCCTATGGCGAAGAACAACTGGTTGATTCCATCCCTTATCGGTCTCGGTGTATTGAGCGTAGCTCTTTCTCTCGTAGTCTCTAAATTTACTGAAAAACAAAAAGTAACTGTTCGCCCTTTAGCGCGCATCGATTTGAATTTAGGCAAAGTCTTTGTTCTTCGCAAAAACATGACTCAAAAAGAAAACCTAACTAGGTCGGCGTCTTTATATGCTTTGGATTCTGTGGAAACAGGTCCTGATGGCGATGCCACAATGACTTTTGATTCAGCTTACCGCATTCGCGTTCAAGAGAATTCCTTAATCACCTTAGATGAAGAGTACGGCCGCCAAGTGATTTTAATCAAACGCGGTGATGTGCAGGTCGAAGGCTATGGTCGCGATGGCTCGGTCATGATTTCACGTGATGGTGTTCGCTGGACTGCGACTGATTACGAAACGAATTACCGCAAACAGGCCAATTCCCCAAACCTGCCTGATATGGCGCCCTCGACGGAAGGTTACGCAGGCAAAGCAGCTACCAAGGAAGGCCTTACGTCAGAGTTTATTCAAGAAACTCTTCGCACTCATAGAAATTCATTCTTTAAATGTTATACACAACTCTTGCAAAAAACTCCGGGCGTCGTGGGGCAAGCCTCTGTGGGCTTCACCATCGAACGCACTGGCAAGGTTAGCAATCCCACTGTGACATCATCGACGATCAACGATCTGTCTTTCAAAAAATGCCTGACAGAGGCCATTCGCCGCGTGGAATTTAAATCTTTCGCGGGCGACCCGATCTCGACAGTCTTCCCTTTAAAGTTTGAATAATTAATTTTGCAGCAAAGCTTTGGTTCTTGCGATGGCTTTTGCTGTGGATTTGATTTGATCTTCGGGAGCATTCCGCTTCATGCGAACCTTCATGGCTTCCTCAAACAAAGGCAAAGCTTCCGTAAATCTATTTTGATCGAAAAGATTTTTCCCGGCGTGCTGAAGAGCAAAATCCAAAAGTTCGGAAGCTTCGTCATTTGTACGACACACAGAAATGACTTCTTCAAACAATGCATTGCTGCGCTTGAATTGCCCCTGATACTGCAGTACATGGGCCAATCTAATTTTTTGCTGAACCTCGCGACGAAGCCCCAGCTGTTCTTCATTCACAATGCGCAAAGCTTCCCGTAGAACTTGCTCGGCCTCTTTTAAATCACCCAAACATCTCAAGTGAACGCCGGCCTCACCCAATATGCTGACTCGCTTGTTGTGGTTCTTTTTAACGGTGGTTAGCGATCCTAAAAGCTCGATAATATATTTGCGCAACCCCACGGGATCGACTGGAACGGATCTCAGATTTTCATCTTCTATCATCTCAAGTCTTTTATCCATGGAACCTGCCTTTAGCGATAATCGTGAAGGTAATCGATGCGATCCGGAATCCATGGTTCGTGGATTCCTTCCATTTCGTACACGCGGCCTTCGACAACTGTTTTTTCTTTCAGTGGAGCGACAGTGGGTGAGTACGACGGATACAACAAACCCTTTTCCACAAAAAATGTGCGAGCCGTTTCATAAGCAGCCTGCCCGATGATCCCACGACGAATAAATTCATCGAAGCTTTTCATTAATTCTTCAGGAGTGTAGCTGTAGTTATAGATCATATCTTGAACGACGGCGTACACACCATCGAGGCTTAAGCGACCATCTTGAAACATATCGAGGGCCACTTGGAACGTGTTGTATGTCGCCATTGTTCTGCGACCGAACTTCAAATAGTAATCGGGGTCCGTATCAGTCGCCAGATTGATATAGATTTTTTCAACGGGATCGTTTTCTGGAATCTGCGCTTGCAGCTCCAAAATCGTATCCACTTGTTCACCCGTCACATTCAACTTTTCTAAAGTCGTGCGAATGTCGTGAGGCCCCAAACGGCGGGAACAAATATCCGAATACAGATTATAAATGATCGCATCTGTTTCGCTGTCGTCTCCCCAACAGATTTGACGAACGTTTTCAGCCAAGCGAGTTCTTAATTGCAACAAAGCCTGCAGCTTGTAACCCACCTGTTTCGTCAGTCGCCAGAAGCGTCCAGGGCGCAGATTTGCTAAGTTGTCTTTATAGAAACAACCGAACGGACGAATATTATCCAAGGCGAACTTTTCCGAAATTCTTTCTTCCATCTGCGGCGGTGATGCCGTGATGAAATAGATCGGAAAATACATATAACCTTTTTGAGCTTTGCGATATTCCGACAAGGATTGCAGTAAAGTGTTTGTACCAGGAACATTCTTCTTACTTAAAGCACGTTCAAGCACTGTCGTTAACAGGCCGGATAAGGAATCA is a window of Bdellovibrio sp. SKB1291214 DNA encoding:
- a CDS encoding AgmX/PglI C-terminal domain-containing protein translates to MAKNNWLIPSLIGLGVLSVALSLVVSKFTEKQKVTVRPLARIDLNLGKVFVLRKNMTQKENLTRSASLYALDSVETGPDGDATMTFDSAYRIRVQENSLITLDEEYGRQVILIKRGDVQVEGYGRDGSVMISRDGVRWTATDYETNYRKQANSPNLPDMAPSTEGYAGKAATKEGLTSEFIQETLRTHRNSFFKCYTQLLQKTPGVVGQASVGFTIERTGKVSNPTVTSSTINDLSFKKCLTEAIRRVEFKSFAGDPISTVFPLKFE
- the secG gene encoding preprotein translocase subunit SecG, with translation MTTFVGIIHIIVALVLIVLVLIQDSKSNGALGMGGSSGSNSLLGATGAQSLAGKMTVWAAVIFAVTCLALSVFTSSATKSVVDTMPAATTAPVVPTAPATPSSEAGKPEDLTTPAATTTAPAAAPSVAPTAPAK
- a CDS encoding phosphatase domain-containing protein; amino-acid sequence: MADWRELSEMNGDVVFFRYVSEGMEKSHDEVFLWDIDKTYLDTTIDSLSGLLTTVLERALSKKNVPGTNTLLQSLSEYRKAQKGYMYFPIYFITASPPQMEERISEKFALDNIRPFGCFYKDNLANLRPGRFWRLTKQVGYKLQALLQLRTRLAENVRQICWGDDSETDAIIYNLYSDICSRRLGPHDIRTTLEKLNVTGEQVDTILELQAQIPENDPVEKIYINLATDTDPDYYLKFGRRTMATYNTFQVALDMFQDGRLSLDGVYAVVQDMIYNYSYTPEELMKSFDEFIRRGIIGQAAYETARTFFVEKGLLYPSYSPTVAPLKEKTVVEGRVYEMEGIHEPWIPDRIDYLHDYR
- a CDS encoding tetratricopeptide repeat protein, which produces MDKRLEMIEDENLRSVPVDPVGLRKYIIELLGSLTTVKKNHNKRVSILGEAGVHLRCLGDLKEAEQVLREALRIVNEEQLGLRREVQQKIRLAHVLQYQGQFKRSNALFEEVISVCRTNDEASELLDFALQHAGKNLFDQNRFTEALPLFEEAMKVRMKRNAPEDQIKSTAKAIARTKALLQN